A single Bosea sp. PAMC 26642 DNA region contains:
- the cysS gene encoding cysteine--tRNA ligase, protein MSSQLRLYNTLTRTKEPFAPIDPDNVRMYVCGPTVYDYAHIGNARPVIVFDVLYRLLRHLYGESHVTYARNLTDVDDKINARAARDFPSLPLNQAIGKVTAATTAQFHADIAALGNLPPDEEPRATNHIEEMKAIIERLIARGVAYVAEEHVLFHVPAVAHLRNAPKYGSLARRPLDEMIAGARVDVAPYKRDPMDFVLWKPSRDGIDPGWSSPAGIATPGRPGWHIECSAMSMAKLLEPFGGGLSCDDPAKNVFDIHGGGIDLVFPHHENEIAQSCCAFGGPDGSGRMANYWMHNGFLQVEGEKMSKSLGNFVTINELLETETFGGRKWPGEVLRLAMLKTHYRQPIDWTVKALEEAEATLRSWQPLVRNISNHPAEAPRNVNDEVVKALLDDLNTAKAMAALHSLARIAKNGDGKAASSLAATVDFLGFRRHAWDADDQALTFKMVTDDAYETRIRELIEARENARRTKNFAESDRIRDELAAMGIALKDGKDPATGEPTTTWEVKR, encoded by the coding sequence ATGTCTTCCCAACTCAGGCTCTACAACACGCTGACCCGGACGAAGGAGCCCTTCGCTCCGATCGACCCCGACAACGTCCGCATGTATGTCTGCGGCCCGACGGTCTATGACTACGCCCATATCGGCAATGCGAGGCCGGTCATCGTCTTCGACGTGCTCTACCGGCTGCTCCGGCATCTCTATGGCGAAAGCCATGTCACCTACGCCCGCAACCTCACCGACGTCGACGACAAGATCAACGCCCGCGCCGCCCGCGACTTTCCGAGCCTGCCGCTGAACCAGGCGATCGGCAAGGTTACGGCCGCCACCACGGCGCAGTTCCATGCCGATATCGCCGCACTCGGCAACCTGCCGCCGGACGAGGAGCCGCGCGCCACCAACCATATCGAGGAGATGAAGGCGATCATCGAGCGCCTGATCGCGCGTGGCGTCGCCTATGTCGCCGAGGAGCATGTGCTATTCCATGTGCCGGCCGTCGCGCATCTGCGCAACGCGCCGAAATACGGCTCGCTCGCCCGCCGTCCGCTCGACGAGATGATCGCCGGCGCACGGGTGGATGTGGCGCCCTACAAGCGCGACCCGATGGATTTCGTCCTCTGGAAGCCGAGCCGCGACGGGATCGATCCCGGCTGGTCCTCGCCCGCCGGCATCGCCACGCCCGGCCGCCCCGGCTGGCATATCGAATGCTCGGCCATGTCGATGGCGAAGCTGCTCGAACCCTTCGGCGGCGGGCTCTCCTGCGACGATCCCGCCAAGAACGTCTTCGACATCCATGGCGGCGGCATCGACCTCGTCTTTCCGCACCACGAGAACGAGATCGCCCAATCCTGCTGCGCCTTCGGGGGGCCGGATGGCAGCGGACGCATGGCGAACTACTGGATGCACAACGGCTTCCTGCAGGTCGAAGGCGAAAAAATGTCGAAAAGCCTCGGCAACTTCGTCACGATCAACGAACTGCTGGAGACGGAGACGTTCGGCGGGCGGAAATGGCCCGGCGAGGTGCTGCGGCTTGCGATGCTGAAGACGCATTATCGCCAGCCGATCGATTGGACGGTGAAAGCGCTGGAGGAGGCGGAGGCCACCCTGAGGAGTTGGCAGCCTCTGGTTCGCAATATCTCGAACCATCCGGCAGAGGCTCCGCGCAATGTTAACGACGAAGTCGTGAAGGCGCTGCTCGACGATCTCAACACCGCCAAAGCAATGGCTGCGCTTCACTCATTAGCTCGCATCGCTAAAAACGGAGATGGCAAAGCGGCTTCGTCGCTCGCTGCGACGGTCGATTTCTTAGGGTTCCGACGCCACGCTTGGGACGCCGACGATCAGGCGCTGACGTTCAAAATGGTGACTGACGATGCCTATGAAACAAGGATCAGGGAGCTGATCGAAGCCCGCGAAAATGCCCGCCGCACCAAAAACTTCGCCGAATCCGACCGCATCCGCGACGAACTCGCCGCCATGGGCATCGCGCTCAAGGACGGTAAGGACCCCGCCACCGGCGAGCCGACCACGACCTGGGAGGTCAAGCGATGA
- a CDS encoding CreA family protein — translation MLPFRRSALALLGVVLGLAAAAPAVAQEDLILRKSTVWKMLTPDDRLAIYGVDDPVVEGVACHYTVPEKGGVAGMFGLAEELSDISLACRQIGPIRFKEKSEQGDVVFRERRSLIWKKMQIVRGCDAKRNVLIYMVYTDKLIDGSPKNSTSSVPIMPWGGTAEPARCGEWVK, via the coding sequence ATGCTGCCGTTCCGCCGTTCCGCTCTTGCCCTGCTCGGCGTCGTGCTTGGCCTTGCGGCTGCCGCGCCCGCCGTCGCGCAGGAGGATCTGATCCTGCGCAAATCGACTGTCTGGAAGATGCTGACGCCCGACGACAGGCTCGCGATCTACGGCGTCGATGACCCGGTCGTCGAGGGTGTCGCCTGCCATTACACCGTGCCTGAAAAGGGCGGCGTCGCCGGCATGTTCGGCCTGGCCGAGGAACTGTCGGACATCTCGCTTGCCTGCCGCCAGATCGGCCCGATCAGGTTCAAGGAGAAGTCCGAGCAGGGCGACGTCGTCTTCCGCGAGCGCCGCTCGCTGATCTGGAAGAAGATGCAGATCGTGCGCGGCTGCGACGCCAAGCGCAACGTGCTGATCTACATGGTCTATACCGACAAGCTGATCGACGGCTCGCCGAAGAACTCCACCTCCAGCGTCCCGATCATGCCCTGGGGCGGAACGGCCGAGCCGGCCAGATGCGGGGAATGGGTGAAGTAA